From Calothrix sp. PCC 6303, a single genomic window includes:
- a CDS encoding ABC transporter ATP-binding protein, translated as MNAQSTKPIILEAQQLTMRFGGLTAVNQVDFILEQGAIASLIGPNGAGKTTFFNMLTGIYSPSGGRLWLNSRDITGTKPDQLTKFGVARTFQNIRLFNNMRVLDNVLVGMHCRLKSSLIGTLLRPKSVVNEEAEAKKKALYWLEYAGLGKSKAYELAKNLSYGEQRRLEIARALASDPFLLLLDEPTAGMNPAETADLTRFMQRIRDELNMTILLIEHDMKLVMGISDRITVLASGKKISEGTPTQVRQDPQVIEAYLGKEEG; from the coding sequence ATGAATGCACAATCTACCAAACCAATCATCTTAGAAGCCCAACAACTGACAATGCGGTTTGGTGGTTTAACCGCAGTCAATCAAGTTGACTTCATTTTAGAGCAAGGCGCGATCGCTAGTTTGATCGGTCCCAATGGTGCCGGGAAAACTACCTTTTTCAACATGTTGACGGGGATTTATAGCCCTAGTGGTGGCAGATTATGGTTAAATAGCCGTGATATCACCGGAACAAAACCTGATCAACTAACAAAATTCGGTGTTGCCAGAACCTTTCAAAATATTCGCCTATTTAATAATATGCGGGTTTTAGATAATGTTTTGGTGGGGATGCATTGCCGCTTAAAAAGCAGCTTGATTGGCACTTTGCTGCGCCCTAAGTCAGTGGTAAATGAAGAAGCCGAAGCAAAAAAGAAAGCTTTATATTGGTTAGAATACGCAGGTTTGGGAAAATCCAAGGCTTACGAACTGGCAAAAAACCTTTCCTACGGAGAACAACGTCGCCTAGAAATCGCCAGGGCATTAGCTTCTGACCCTTTCCTCCTGCTTTTGGACGAACCCACAGCCGGAATGAACCCCGCCGAAACCGCCGATTTAACCCGATTTATGCAGCGCATCCGCGACGAACTGAATATGACGATTTTGCTAATTGAACATGATATGAAGCTAGTTATGGGAATAAGCGATCGCATTACAGTTCTAGCTAGTGGTAAAAAAATCTCTGAAGGTACTCCCACCCAGGTGCGTCAAGATCCTCAGGTAATTGAAGCATATCTGGGTAAGGAGGAGGGTTAA
- a CDS encoding family 10 glycosylhydrolase, with amino-acid sequence MIVLGKNKTNKLKLKISKLFIFKLTFITFNFLNIIPVLAAENSQLNAKLTVIYNPENSTQWTGISKRLESTGINYCIVPLDEVRSPADWGNRKVVFLPNIETLSPSQAIALEEWMSKGGRVIASGPVGSLSSPGVRQLLRTLFGGYWGFGLNDIQELQASKDRLSQDWVNKNIVFGKVRGGVLVPDEVTGRISAVWNAKDNPAAIVTTDRSVLFGWRWGGDTAASLDVDTAWLQAAVNRYYKLPPSASTKVEEGSSKCQKTLANTSVNNTPKNTQTNVVRETNKTPNNNKTAFSAPAAMPLTSKITGVNPPNRTFPRSDEAIDKLEQSVREDISPNSQKPISSSEAIALQQELRNLIGRVENSNLAASIINGNSQPIGKVSSQLASVQGGGGVRQPSNQSIQNARQFLNNIPELIKQKKYNQARQQWLATRSILLNQFPLDRKVAQPEIRAVWLDRGTIVRARNEAGLAQVFDRLAQAGINTVFFETLNASYPIYPSKIAPQQNPLIRGWDPLASGVKLAKQRKMEIHAWVWAFAAGNIRHNELLGINTNYPGPVLAANPDWAGYDNRGQLIPPGQGKQFFDPANPQVREYLLSIYKEIVTKYDVDGLQLDYIRYPFQDSNAGRSFGYGKAARSRFQQLYGVDPMKINPSQQDLWQKWTQYRTEQVDSFVTLVSQELRQQRPNLTLSAAVFPLPERDRIHKIQQHWEVWARRGDIDLIVPMTYALETTRFEKLAQPWIYSTQFGQLGSTLLIPGIRLLNLPTVGAFDQLQVVRDLPVTGYALFAAENLTGDLQRVFNNTQGQNPTEVEPIPHRQPFASAATRYSALRAEWKWLQENNNLQITSPSNFNEQADILEAALNQLAVASNNSKLATARGALNRFKVLFKASMRQQYIDNSYQTRSWENRLIAIEQLIRYGERVEISNSN; translated from the coding sequence GTGATAGTCCTGGGAAAAAACAAAACAAATAAATTAAAACTAAAAATATCAAAATTATTCATTTTTAAACTAACTTTTATAACTTTTAATTTCTTGAATATTATCCCTGTATTAGCAGCGGAAAATTCCCAATTAAATGCCAAATTAACTGTTATTTATAATCCCGAAAACTCGACTCAATGGACAGGAATTAGCAAACGCTTAGAATCAACAGGTATAAACTACTGTATAGTACCCCTAGACGAAGTGCGATCGCCTGCCGACTGGGGCAACCGAAAAGTGGTATTTTTACCAAATATTGAAACCCTCTCACCCTCACAAGCGATCGCATTAGAAGAATGGATGTCCAAAGGTGGACGTGTAATTGCCAGTGGTCCGGTGGGAAGTCTTTCTTCACCAGGAGTTAGGCAGTTATTACGCACACTTTTTGGTGGATATTGGGGTTTTGGCTTAAATGATATCCAAGAGTTACAAGCTAGCAAAGACAGACTTTCCCAAGATTGGGTAAATAAAAATATCGTCTTTGGTAAAGTTCGTGGTGGTGTCCTAGTTCCTGATGAAGTTACAGGCAGAATTAGCGCAGTGTGGAATGCTAAAGATAATCCCGCAGCAATTGTCACCACCGATCGTTCAGTTCTCTTTGGTTGGAGATGGGGAGGTGATACCGCAGCATCCCTAGATGTGGATACTGCTTGGTTGCAAGCTGCTGTGAATCGCTATTACAAATTACCTCCTAGTGCATCAACAAAAGTTGAAGAAGGTTCTTCCAAGTGTCAAAAAACATTGGCAAATACGAGTGTAAATAATACACCAAAGAACACACAAACTAATGTTGTTCGGGAAACCAACAAAACCCCAAATAACAATAAAACAGCCTTTTCGGCTCCAGCAGCAATGCCCCTCACCAGTAAAATTACTGGAGTTAACCCACCAAATAGAACATTTCCCCGCTCAGATGAGGCAATTGATAAATTAGAACAATCCGTGCGGGAAGATATTTCCCCCAACTCCCAAAAACCCATTAGTTCCAGCGAAGCGATCGCACTTCAGCAAGAATTGCGTAATCTCATAGGTAGGGTGGAAAATTCCAACTTAGCTGCATCCATAATCAACGGCAATTCCCAACCTATAGGTAAAGTTTCCTCACAACTTGCATCTGTCCAAGGTGGTGGAGGAGTCCGGCAACCAAGTAACCAAAGCATTCAAAATGCCCGCCAATTCCTCAATAATATTCCTGAGCTAATCAAGCAAAAAAAATATAACCAAGCTCGCCAACAGTGGCTAGCTACCCGCTCAATTCTCCTCAATCAATTTCCCCTAGATCGTAAAGTTGCTCAACCGGAAATCCGCGCCGTCTGGTTAGATCGCGGCACAATCGTCCGCGCTCGAAATGAAGCCGGACTCGCTCAAGTCTTCGATCGCTTGGCACAAGCAGGAATTAATACGGTATTCTTTGAAACCCTCAACGCCAGTTACCCCATTTACCCCAGCAAAATTGCACCCCAACAAAATCCCCTAATTCGTGGTTGGGATCCCTTAGCTTCAGGGGTAAAACTTGCCAAGCAACGGAAAATGGAAATACATGCTTGGGTTTGGGCATTTGCCGCAGGTAATATTCGTCATAATGAACTTTTAGGAATTAACACCAATTATCCCGGACCAGTTTTAGCAGCAAACCCCGATTGGGCAGGATACGACAACCGAGGACAACTTATCCCACCAGGACAAGGTAAACAGTTTTTTGACCCAGCAAATCCCCAAGTGAGGGAATATTTACTGAGCATTTATAAAGAAATTGTTACCAAGTACGATGTGGATGGACTGCAATTAGATTACATCCGCTACCCCTTCCAAGATTCAAACGCAGGACGTAGCTTTGGTTACGGCAAAGCTGCACGTAGCCGATTTCAGCAGCTATATGGGGTTGATCCGATGAAAATTAACCCCAGTCAACAGGATCTATGGCAGAAATGGACACAATACCGAACTGAACAGGTTGATAGCTTTGTTACCTTAGTTTCTCAGGAGTTAAGACAACAACGCCCAAACCTAACTTTATCAGCAGCAGTGTTCCCCCTGCCCGAACGCGATCGCATTCACAAAATTCAGCAGCATTGGGAAGTTTGGGCGCGTCGTGGAGATATCGATCTAATTGTACCCATGACCTATGCCCTAGAAACAACCAGATTTGAAAAATTAGCCCAGCCTTGGATTTATTCAACTCAATTCGGACAACTAGGTTCCACTTTATTAATACCAGGAATTCGTTTACTAAATTTACCCACAGTGGGAGCCTTCGATCAATTGCAGGTGGTGCGGGATTTACCTGTAACTGGTTATGCCTTGTTTGCTGCTGAAAACCTCACAGGTGATTTACAACGGGTTTTTAATAATACTCAAGGTCAAAACCCTACTGAAGTAGAACCAATTCCCCACCGTCAACCTTTTGCCAGTGCAGCAACCCGCTACAGTGCTTTACGTGCTGAGTGGAAATGGCTACAAGAAAATAATAATTTACAAATTACTTCCCCATCTAATTTTAATGAACAAGCAGACATTTTAGAAGCTGCACTCAATCAACTAGCCGTAGCATCTAATAATAGTAAGTTAGCTACTGCACGGGGTGCTTTAAACCGCTTTAAAGTCCTATTTAAGGCTTCCATGCGTCAACAATATATTGATAATAGTTATCAAACTCGCTCTTGGGAAAACCGTCTGATCGCCATCGAACAGTTAATACGATATGGTGAACGTGTAGAAATCAGTAATTCAAATTGA
- a CDS encoding branched-chain amino acid ABC transporter permease: MQSKLIKVIKSGGILGIVAALTVVLFGGWSGSVMGWLIGNAAGFTQGEANGGRNWRNNAVIGAKSGLIIGIWTLIASLAEGLIVRSLSGRTPISFVEALTYGISSLVIATLSAALMAALQALPRKQSQLATLITLAAILILFPFVDGIAQTRWIATLIEIQIFIILALGLNITVGYAGLLDLGYAAFFAIGAYTTALLCSSQLNIHWNFWLVIPIAAAVAGIAGVVLGTPTLRLRGDYLAIVTLGFGEIVPVVFRNLTSIRIEEPISKIINSLMGHPEKTLCLLGCDRAINLTGGEPGINPIDRPFLPFIGTFSSSNYLPWYYLILGLVVFSYFFINRLRDSRLGRAWNAIREDELAASAMGINLVKTKLLAFAMGATFAGFAGAFYAVYISAIFPSVFDFSVSVIILCMVILGGLGNMTGVILGGIIIMGADRLFLPQLAKVLEGIRNTSLLPAISNPQWQDFVRTSLDPTQMRLFLFGLTLVIMMLVRPEGLIPDRLHKAELHEE, translated from the coding sequence ATGCAAAGCAAATTAATTAAAGTTATAAAATCGGGTGGAATTTTAGGCATTGTTGCCGCTTTAACTGTGGTACTTTTTGGCGGTTGGAGTGGTTCCGTGATGGGTTGGTTGATTGGGAATGCTGCGGGTTTTACACAGGGTGAAGCAAATGGTGGTAGAAATTGGCGAAACAATGCCGTAATTGGTGCCAAATCTGGGTTAATTATTGGTATCTGGACATTAATCGCTAGTTTAGCCGAAGGATTGATTGTGCGATCGCTTTCTGGACGCACCCCTATTAGTTTCGTGGAAGCTTTAACTTACGGAATATCTAGTTTAGTTATTGCTACCCTTTCGGCAGCTTTGATGGCAGCTTTGCAAGCATTACCCCGCAAACAAAGCCAATTAGCAACACTAATTACCCTAGCTGCGATTTTAATTCTGTTCCCTTTTGTGGATGGAATTGCCCAAACTCGCTGGATTGCCACTTTAATTGAAATTCAAATTTTTATTATTTTGGCACTGGGGTTAAATATCACCGTTGGTTATGCGGGGTTACTAGATTTGGGATATGCCGCATTCTTCGCTATTGGTGCTTACACCACCGCGTTGCTATGTTCTTCCCAACTAAATATCCACTGGAATTTCTGGCTAGTAATCCCCATTGCCGCAGCAGTTGCGGGAATTGCCGGTGTAGTATTAGGTACGCCAACTTTACGGTTACGGGGAGATTATCTGGCAATTGTCACCCTGGGTTTTGGGGAAATCGTCCCCGTAGTTTTTCGCAACCTTACCAGTATCCGCATCGAAGAACCCATCTCCAAAATCATCAATAGCTTGATGGGACATCCCGAAAAAACCCTCTGTCTGCTAGGATGCGATCGCGCCATCAATTTAACAGGTGGTGAACCAGGTATCAACCCGATAGATCGCCCTTTTCTCCCATTTATTGGTACATTCAGTAGTAGCAATTATCTTCCCTGGTACTACCTAATTTTGGGTTTGGTGGTTTTTTCCTACTTCTTTATTAATCGTCTTCGAGATTCCCGCCTCGGTAGGGCATGGAATGCTATCCGCGAAGATGAATTAGCAGCGAGTGCTATGGGTATCAACCTAGTTAAAACCAAATTATTAGCTTTTGCGATGGGAGCAACCTTTGCAGGGTTTGCTGGGGCATTTTACGCCGTCTATATCAGTGCCATTTTTCCCAGTGTTTTCGATTTTTCTGTATCCGTAATCATCCTTTGTATGGTGATTTTAGGTGGTTTGGGCAACATGACTGGGGTAATTTTGGGCGGCATCATTATTATGGGGGCAGATCGATTATTTTTACCCCAACTGGCAAAGGTTTTGGAAGGAATTCGCAACACCTCCCTATTACCTGCTATTAGTAATCCCCAATGGCAAGATTTTGTCAGAACTAGTTTAGATCCTACTCAGATGCGACTATTTTTATTTGGGTTGACTTTGGTAATTATGATGTTGGTACGTCCTGAAGGATTGATTCCTGATAGATTACACAAAGCCGAGTTGCATGAAGAATAA
- a CDS encoding branched-chain amino acid ABC transporter substrate-binding protein, which translates to MKKIALETQSRRKMKSPNILATCVIALMMVGCGDTNPNSTSTTSPGTSTATTAAGSGNTVKIISSFPLTGSSVGQTQTIINGIKQALEESNSSACGGKLKIDYESLDDATAASGKWDAAREAENANKAVSDPNVVAYIGTFNSGAAKIAIPILNQANLVMVSPANTAVGLTKPGGEPGEPEKYYPTGKRNYARVVPADDLQGLAGANWAKSLGAKKVFVLDDQEIYGKGLADVFEASAKKLGMEVLGHEGIDSKATDYKALMNKIKALNPDLIYFGGITQNNGGQLIKDMRNVGMTADKVKFMGPDGIFEQALIDAAGKDAEGVYATFGGIPPKELTGAGKTWYESYKKKFNSEPEPYAAYGYEAAKVVISGIDKACKNDRVAVKDAVLGTRDFQGILGTWSFDANGDTTLKDLSGNVVKNGKWEFAQKLEAK; encoded by the coding sequence ATGAAAAAAATCGCCTTAGAAACCCAATCAAGAAGAAAAATGAAATCTCCAAATATTCTGGCTACCTGTGTCATTGCCTTGATGATGGTTGGATGCGGAGACACTAACCCAAACTCCACCAGCACCACTTCCCCCGGAACTTCAACCGCAACAACTGCCGCAGGTTCCGGTAACACCGTCAAAATTATCTCTAGCTTCCCACTAACTGGTAGTTCAGTTGGTCAAACCCAAACAATTATTAACGGAATTAAACAAGCATTGGAAGAATCAAATTCCTCAGCTTGTGGGGGTAAACTCAAAATTGATTATGAATCCCTGGATGATGCCACAGCTGCTTCTGGAAAATGGGATGCAGCAAGGGAAGCAGAAAACGCCAATAAAGCAGTTTCTGATCCTAATGTTGTTGCTTATATTGGTACCTTTAATTCTGGTGCTGCAAAAATTGCTATTCCTATCCTCAACCAAGCTAACTTAGTCATGGTTAGTCCAGCAAATACTGCTGTTGGTTTAACTAAACCTGGTGGAGAACCAGGAGAACCAGAGAAATATTATCCCACAGGAAAACGTAACTATGCTCGTGTAGTTCCGGCGGATGATTTACAAGGTTTAGCTGGTGCTAACTGGGCAAAATCCTTAGGTGCAAAAAAAGTTTTTGTTTTAGATGACCAAGAAATTTATGGTAAAGGATTAGCTGATGTTTTTGAAGCTAGTGCGAAAAAATTGGGAATGGAAGTTTTAGGACATGAAGGAATTGATTCTAAAGCCACAGATTACAAAGCATTAATGAATAAAATTAAGGCTTTGAATCCAGATTTAATTTATTTTGGTGGAATTACCCAAAATAACGGTGGACAGTTAATTAAAGATATGCGAAATGTGGGGATGACTGCTGATAAAGTTAAATTTATGGGTCCAGATGGCATTTTTGAACAGGCATTAATTGATGCAGCCGGAAAAGATGCGGAAGGTGTTTATGCAACCTTTGGCGGTATTCCTCCTAAAGAATTAACAGGTGCGGGAAAAACCTGGTATGAAAGTTATAAGAAAAAGTTTAATTCGGAACCAGAACCCTATGCAGCATACGGTTATGAAGCTGCTAAGGTTGTAATTAGTGGGATTGATAAAGCTTGTAAAAATGATCGTGTTGCTGTCAAAGATGCTGTCTTGGGAACTAGGGATTTTCAAGGTATTTTGGGAACTTGGAGTTTTGATGCAAATGGTGATACCACTTTGAAAGATTTGTCAGGTAATGTTGTGAAAAATGGTAAATGGGAATTTGCTCAAAAATTAGAAGCTAAATAA
- a CDS encoding branched-chain amino acid ABC transporter permease — translation MTKTLENPSNKHLKSWQKILLYLAITYLVLLIAPIAGFDLPRIIGEIKANPSLLVQQLLIGLVNGAIIAVIALGYTMVYGIIELINFAHGDLYMLGAFSSLTIIGAFGITDSSSLLTSLPAILVALLFSIFLCAGLNILTERYAYRPLRNAPRLAPLISAIGVSFIFQNIGLFWGGLKSFIPIMGVNAAAPKSFPDLLPRIDILKLFGIESSILFTTKDLIVLVFATVLMVGLHLFVKYTRWGKAMRATAQNRDAARMMGINVDAIIILTFFIGGALAGSAGLLVGLYNNTVVFTMGFTAGLRAFTAAVLGGIGNIIGAMLGGVLIGLLSALSDQYFSSRWTNAWVFGVLVIILAFRPGGLLGENTQEKV, via the coding sequence ATGACAAAAACATTAGAAAATCCCTCAAATAAGCATCTCAAAAGCTGGCAAAAAATTCTGCTATATTTAGCAATTACCTATTTAGTATTATTGATTGCCCCCATCGCTGGTTTCGATTTGCCGCGAATCATTGGCGAAATTAAAGCAAATCCCTCGCTTTTAGTTCAGCAACTATTAATTGGTTTGGTAAATGGAGCGATTATTGCTGTCATTGCTTTGGGTTACACCATGGTATACGGCATTATTGAATTAATTAATTTTGCCCATGGTGATTTATATATGTTGGGGGCTTTTTCATCTTTAACTATCATTGGTGCTTTCGGAATTACTGATAGTTCTTCATTATTAACTAGTTTGCCAGCAATTTTAGTTGCTTTACTTTTTAGCATTTTTCTCTGTGCTGGCTTGAATATTCTCACGGAAAGATATGCCTATAGACCATTACGAAATGCACCAAGACTAGCGCCTTTGATTTCTGCAATTGGTGTTTCTTTTATATTTCAAAACATCGGTTTATTTTGGGGTGGACTAAAATCTTTTATCCCAATTATGGGGGTGAATGCAGCTGCACCTAAAAGTTTTCCCGATTTATTACCACGCATTGATATTCTCAAGCTTTTCGGCATTGAAAGCTCAATTTTGTTCACCACTAAAGATTTAATTGTGCTGGTATTTGCCACCGTTTTAATGGTAGGATTGCATCTATTTGTTAAGTATACCCGTTGGGGTAAAGCTATGCGGGCTACGGCACAGAACCGCGATGCAGCCAGGATGATGGGGATTAATGTAGATGCCATTATTATCCTAACTTTCTTTATTGGTGGTGCTTTGGCTGGTTCCGCTGGTTTATTAGTTGGTTTGTACAACAACACTGTTGTATTTACCATGGGTTTTACTGCCGGATTAAGAGCATTTACCGCCGCAGTTTTAGGGGGAATTGGAAATATTATTGGGGCAATGTTGGGAGGAGTTTTAATTGGTTTGCTTTCAGCTTTGAGCGATCAATATTTTTCTAGCCGCTGGACAAATGCTTGGGTTTTTGGAGTTTTGGTAATTATTTTAGCCTTTCGTCCTGGTGGTTTATTGGGGGAGAATACACAGGAAAAAGTTTAA
- a CDS encoding ABC transporter ATP-binding protein gives MLQVKDIHTYYGNIQALKGISIEINQGEICTLIGSNGAGKTTLLRTIQGLIKPRQGEILFENKSLTSISAEKIVSELGIAQSPEGRLIFPRMTVLENLEMGSFCRRDTLGIKSDLEYVLNLFPRLRERISQKGGTLSGGEQQMLSIARALMAKPRLLLLDEPSMGLAPNLVQEIFVLIKQINKERNITILLVEQNARQALEVASRGYVLQTGKIELSGLAKDLQSNEEVRKAYLGEE, from the coding sequence ATGTTACAAGTTAAAGATATTCACACCTATTACGGCAATATCCAAGCACTCAAGGGTATTTCCATCGAAATTAATCAAGGGGAAATTTGTACTTTAATTGGCAGTAATGGTGCTGGTAAAACCACCCTTCTGCGAACAATTCAAGGATTAATTAAACCCCGTCAAGGTGAAATTTTATTTGAAAATAAATCTCTAACTTCCATCAGTGCTGAAAAAATAGTTAGTGAATTAGGAATTGCCCAAAGTCCAGAAGGAAGATTAATCTTTCCCCGGATGACAGTATTAGAAAACCTGGAAATGGGTTCCTTTTGTCGGCGGGATACTTTGGGAATTAAATCTGATTTAGAATATGTTTTGAATCTATTTCCCCGACTGCGAGAACGCATTAGCCAAAAAGGGGGAACCCTCAGCGGAGGAGAACAACAAATGCTCTCAATTGCCCGTGCTTTGATGGCAAAACCTCGACTACTCCTACTTGATGAACCCAGTATGGGTTTAGCACCGAATTTAGTCCAAGAAATTTTCGTGTTAATCAAACAAATCAATAAAGAGCGAAATATCACAATTTTATTAGTGGAACAAAATGCCCGTCAAGCATTAGAAGTTGCTTCCCGTGGCTATGTGCTGCAAACAGGTAAAATAGAACTATCAGGATTAGCCAAAGATTTACAATCTAATGAAGAAGTTCGCAAAGCTTATTTAGGTGAAGAATGA
- a CDS encoding TIGR03279 family radical SAM protein: MSTIQPARITKVLPDSIAAEIGFTAGDAIVSINGTNPRDLIDYQFLCADEVLELEVLDTSGKTHHVEIEKDYDDDLGLEFETALFDNLIQCTNKCPFCFIDQQPPGKRESLYYRDDDYRLSFLYGSYLTLTNLPQREWQRIEAMRLSPLFVSVHATEPDVRIRLLKNPRAGEILEQIKWFQERRLQIHAQVVVCPGINDGKHLEQTIRDLASFYTGDIPAVTSVAVVPVGLTRFRPEGDELIPVNPAKAKEVISQVRSLQQEFRQKIGSTVVWLADEWFLIGGEDLPSEAEYEDYPQIDNGVGSIRLFLKQFDNAAQQLLPKKVSPKTLTWVVGNAVEKAFQPILQRLNSVSGLTVNMQALSSDYWGQNISVTGLLTGHDLLSKLQNSDLGDGILLPSVMLKHGELIFLDDITVEEVASKLKTQIFPVAGVEELIQTCIK; this comes from the coding sequence ATGTCCACAATCCAACCTGCACGCATAACTAAAGTATTACCCGACTCCATCGCTGCTGAAATTGGTTTTACAGCAGGTGATGCAATTGTCAGTATCAACGGAACAAATCCCCGCGATTTAATCGATTACCAGTTTTTGTGTGCAGATGAGGTTTTAGAACTGGAAGTACTGGACACATCAGGCAAAACCCATCATGTGGAAATTGAAAAAGATTATGACGATGATTTGGGGTTGGAATTTGAAACGGCACTTTTCGACAATTTAATCCAATGTACCAATAAGTGTCCCTTCTGCTTTATCGATCAACAACCACCAGGAAAACGTGAAAGCTTATATTATCGAGATGATGATTACCGCCTCAGCTTTTTGTACGGTTCCTACCTCACCCTAACCAATTTACCACAGCGCGAGTGGCAACGCATCGAAGCCATGCGTCTTTCACCTTTGTTTGTCTCAGTTCATGCAACCGAACCCGATGTCAGAATCCGACTACTCAAAAATCCTCGTGCGGGAGAAATATTAGAGCAAATCAAGTGGTTTCAGGAACGAAGACTACAAATCCACGCCCAAGTAGTCGTATGCCCTGGTATAAATGATGGCAAGCACCTGGAACAAACAATTAGAGATTTAGCGTCATTTTATACTGGAGATATCCCCGCTGTCACCTCAGTGGCAGTGGTACCAGTGGGTTTAACGCGTTTCCGTCCGGAAGGTGATGAACTGATACCAGTAAATCCCGCGAAAGCAAAGGAAGTTATTTCCCAAGTGCGATCGCTTCAACAGGAATTCCGCCAAAAAATCGGCTCGACAGTCGTCTGGTTAGCCGATGAATGGTTCTTAATTGGTGGTGAGGATTTGCCCTCCGAAGCCGAATACGAAGACTATCCGCAAATTGATAATGGTGTTGGTTCAATTCGCTTGTTCCTGAAACAATTTGATAATGCGGCACAGCAATTATTACCAAAAAAAGTTTCACCAAAAACCTTGACATGGGTCGTAGGAAATGCTGTTGAAAAAGCTTTTCAGCCAATTTTGCAGCGATTGAATTCGGTCAGTGGTTTAACTGTTAATATGCAAGCATTGTCAAGCGATTATTGGGGACAAAATATTAGCGTAACTGGACTATTAACTGGTCATGACTTGTTATCTAAACTACAAAATTCTGATTTAGGTGATGGAATTCTATTACCCAGTGTCATGCTTAAGCATGGAGAATTGATATTCCTTGATGATATAACTGTTGAAGAGGTTGCATCGAAATTGAAAACTCAGATTTTTCCAGTTGCTGGAGTTGAAGAGTTGATCCAGACTTGTATTAAGTAG